From the genome of Helicobacter pylori, one region includes:
- a CDS encoding DEAD/DEAH box helicase family protein — translation MYSLKVTLPQSAKKSHTPNNAPHNEGIELPTHITSNLKKELRDYQKQAIHHYLEKRRSNPFQKHFMFEMATGSGKTLVMAGLILECYKQGYQNFIFFVNSTSILEKTKLNFTDSASSKYLFSENININDENTEIKSINNLNESNNGTINIYFSTIQGLFSLLTKVKENAITIEDLKDQKLVFLADEARHLNTETKKKLSDAEEKRNWESVVKLALEQNKDNLLLEFSATIPNEKSVKDKYENLKAITYTLKEFSEDKFCKNIYSLSYENKESETRFLGACVSSLYKELLAQHHNIENFKPCILFKSERIEDSKENQKRFNAFLENLSPLDIENFFNHSCNAFFKDAKNFFDKQNYTPNLAAFLQTKFKKIVQINTNNEKELEKGMLLLNSLEDRDNPKRVIFSVDKLNEGWDVLNLFDIVRLKNKAIQKDTIKDAQLIGRGARYYPFSYNDFKQSRIEFYQRKFDLSHPLSALERLDYHAIYDSEFIAKLNNELQDLGGFVNEKQTIPLTPTKHFKCYYASNTKDKKKNLLKDYTDPVAVKLQSLQVPLFGFSVYEKKVDFKENKGDKTYYNPIVLNKIPLNYFLKAISVKNLDFKTLKEAFKKHPFNNKVEFIERYISPLTINFHKKQKFDDNKTLLELAVYIVENLKDTLLKEQDQYEVSVLELKEFETHNRSLNASEFEKDIPPYEWLLFKDMRKLDSELEREFLDYINDHKEILDKKFKEWCVLRNDHFTELKVFCNIEGPYHAQGFEPDFILFAQTHEDEFLGFTCYMEVKGEHLEPSNAWKKEFLERLENTTLKSRNKKLDLKGLPFFTLPNKAITEEFQNAFDKIFKDHSC, via the coding sequence ATTTATTCACTCAAGGTTACCCTCCCCCAATCAGCAAAAAAATCTCACACGCCCAATAACGCACCCCATAATGAAGGAATAGAGCTACCCACTCACATCACAAGCAATTTAAAAAAAGAGCTTAGAGATTATCAAAAGCAAGCGATACACCATTATTTAGAAAAGCGGCGATCCAACCCCTTTCAAAAGCATTTCATGTTTGAAATGGCAACCGGTAGCGGCAAAACCTTAGTGATGGCGGGTTTGATTTTAGAATGCTACAAGCAAGGCTATCAAAACTTTATTTTTTTTGTGAATAGCACCAGCATTTTAGAAAAAACGAAACTGAACTTTACAGACAGCGCCTCATCAAAATACCTTTTTAGTGAAAATATCAATATCAATGATGAAAACACAGAAATTAAAAGCATCAATAATTTAAACGAGAGCAATAACGGCACTATCAACATTTATTTCAGCACCATTCAGGGCTTATTTTCATTACTCACTAAAGTTAAAGAAAACGCTATCACCATAGAGGATTTAAAAGATCAAAAATTAGTTTTTTTAGCGGATGAAGCGCGCCATTTAAACACAGAGACTAAAAAGAAATTAAGCGATGCAGAAGAAAAACGCAATTGGGAAAGCGTTGTGAAATTAGCCCTAGAACAAAATAAAGACAATTTATTGCTGGAATTTAGCGCCACTATCCCTAATGAAAAAAGCGTTAAAGACAAATATGAAAACTTAAAGGCGATCACTTACACCTTAAAAGAATTTAGCGAGGATAAATTTTGCAAAAACATCTACTCCCTTTCTTATGAAAATAAAGAATCAGAAACGCGCTTTTTAGGGGCATGCGTTTCAAGTTTGTATAAAGAATTATTAGCCCAACACCATAATATTGAAAACTTTAAACCATGCATTTTGTTTAAAAGCGAGAGGATTGAAGATAGTAAGGAAAATCAAAAGCGCTTCAACGCCTTTTTAGAAAATTTAAGCCCTTTAGATATAGAAAATTTTTTCAATCACAGCTGCAACGCTTTTTTTAAAGACGCTAAAAACTTTTTTGACAAGCAAAATTACACCCCTAATCTTGCCGCATTCTTGCAAACGAAATTCAAAAAAATCGTTCAGATTAACACCAATAACGAAAAAGAATTAGAAAAGGGCATGCTTTTATTGAACTCCCTAGAAGACAGAGACAACCCTAAGAGAGTGATTTTTAGTGTGGATAAGCTCAATGAAGGCTGGGATGTGTTAAATTTGTTTGACATTGTCAGGCTTAAAAATAAAGCCATTCAAAAAGACACCATTAAAGACGCCCAGCTCATAGGGCGAGGAGCGAGATACTACCCCTTTAGCTATAACGATTTCAAACAGAGCCGCATAGAGTTTTACCAACGCAAGTTCGATCTTTCCCACCCCTTAAGCGCGCTAGAGAGGTTAGACTACCATGCCATTTATGACAGCGAGTTTATCGCTAAATTAAACAACGAGTTACAAGATTTAGGAGGATTTGTAAATGAAAAACAAACTATCCCTTTAACGCCCACCAAGCATTTCAAATGCTACTATGCAAGCAATACAAAAGACAAAAAGAAAAACTTATTGAAGGATTATACAGACCCTGTTGCAGTCAAGCTCCAAAGTTTGCAAGTCCCCTTATTTGGCTTTAGTGTGTATGAAAAGAAAGTGGATTTTAAAGAAAATAAAGGCGATAAAACTTATTATAATCCCATTGTCTTAAATAAGATCCCCCTAAATTATTTTTTAAAAGCCATTAGTGTAAAAAACCTGGATTTCAAAACGCTTAAAGAAGCCTTTAAAAAACATCCCTTTAACAATAAAGTGGAATTTATAGAGCGGTATATCTCTCCATTAACAATAAACTTTCATAAAAAACAAAAATTTGACGACAACAAAACGCTTTTAGAACTCGCTGTTTATATCGTTGAAAATTTAAAAGACACGCTTTTAAAAGAGCAAGATCAATACGAAGTGAGCGTGTTAGAATTAAAAGAATTTGAAACGCATAACAGAAGCCTTAACGCTAGCGAATTTGAAAAAGACATTCCCCCCTATGAATGGCTGCTTTTTAAGGACATGAGGAAACTAGACAGCGAGTTAGAAAGGGAGTTTTTAGATTACATCAACGACCATAAAGAGATTTTAGACAAAAAATTCAAAGAATGGTGCGTTTTAAGGAACGACCATTTCACTGAATTAAAAGTTTTTTGCAACATAGAAGGCCCTTATCACGCACAAGGTTTTGAACCGGATTTTATCCTTTTTGCTCAAACGCATGAAGA
- a CDS encoding type III restriction endonuclease subunit R: protein MSAHAFKVNLKTLRYNFPTFSLRDFMQDLFTQGYPPPISKKISHAQ from the coding sequence TTGTCCGCTCACGCTTTTAAAGTCAATCTCAAAACTTTACGCTATAATTTTCCCACTTTTTCATTAAGGGATTTTATGCAAGATTTATTCACTCAAGGTTACCCTCCCCCAATCAGCAAAAAAATCTCACACGCCCAATAA
- a CDS encoding biotin synthase has product MQEIFLCSISNVRSGDCKEDCAYCTQSSHHQGAIKRYKFKDEKVVLQEARALRELGALGFCLVTSGRELDDEKCEYIAKLAKAINQEELGLHLIACCGRADLEQLEFLRDAGIHSYNHNLETSQNFFPKICSTHTWEERFITCENALRAGLGLCSGGIFGLNESWEDRIEMLRALASLSPHTTPINFFIKNPVLPIDAETLSADEALECVLLAKEFLPNARLMVAGGREVVFKDNDEKEAKLFEYGINAVVLGDYLTTKGKAPKKDIEKLLSYGLTMATSCH; this is encoded by the coding sequence ATGCAAGAGATTTTTTTATGTTCTATTTCCAATGTGCGCAGTGGGGATTGCAAGGAAGATTGCGCTTATTGCACGCAAAGCTCACACCACCAAGGAGCGATTAAGCGCTATAAATTCAAAGATGAAAAAGTGGTTTTACAAGAGGCTAGAGCGTTAAGAGAATTAGGGGCTTTAGGGTTTTGTCTGGTGACTTCAGGGCGCGAATTAGACGATGAAAAATGCGAATATATCGCCAAATTAGCTAAAGCCATCAATCAAGAAGAATTAGGCTTGCATTTAATCGCATGCTGCGGGCGCGCGGATTTGGAGCAATTAGAGTTTTTAAGAGATGCGGGCATTCATAGCTATAACCATAATTTAGAGACTTCGCAAAATTTCTTCCCTAAAATTTGTTCCACGCACACATGGGAAGAAAGGTTTATCACATGCGAAAACGCTTTAAGGGCGGGGTTAGGCTTGTGCAGTGGGGGGATTTTTGGGCTTAATGAGAGCTGGGAAGACAGGATTGAAATGCTTAGGGCGTTAGCTTCGCTCTCCCCACACACCACGCCGATCAATTTTTTCATTAAAAACCCGGTATTGCCTATTGATGCAGAGACTTTAAGTGCGGATGAAGCCCTAGAATGCGTGCTTTTGGCTAAAGAGTTTTTGCCTAACGCTAGGCTTATGGTGGCTGGAGGGCGTGAAGTAGTGTTTAAAGATAACGATGAAAAGGAAGCCAAGCTTTTTGAATACGGCATCAATGCGGTGGTGTTAGGGGATTATTTAACCACCAAAGGCAAAGCCCCTAAAAAAGATATAGAAAAACTGCTCTCTTATGGCTTGACAATGGCGACAAGCTGTCATTAA
- a CDS encoding YihY family inner membrane protein, with the protein MRELFKSVRGFLRLLRMIFPERLKNAFLGLSELFYYASSLSFYTILSLSPILLFVFSLFVSSYMQAHSGEMEALIFPNAPKLIGAIKDFLENFKKTDIALGTLEEVSIVVALVLFCENYRSIASKIFDAKPRDYAHFKGKEIFLFWGFGTTLVFLFALPLVVFFDIKIQVFFEDKNSSLLHVLRWIGTYAFFLILFTIPTNKVFKHYFWVFLWVFFTSVSWHVLKWAFTYYVLYNRTYHELYGSVSILWFLMSWVYVSWLVILIGMYGCKVCDTFDPKEMFKKFLGFFKKET; encoded by the coding sequence ATGAGAGAACTTTTTAAAAGCGTTAGAGGGTTTTTGCGCCTTCTTAGAATGATTTTCCCCGAGCGTCTGAAAAACGCCTTTTTGGGCTTAAGCGAATTGTTTTACTACGCTTCCAGCTTGAGTTTTTATACGATTTTGTCTTTATCGCCTATTTTATTGTTTGTGTTCAGTCTTTTTGTGTCTAGTTACATGCAAGCGCACAGTGGTGAAATGGAAGCCTTGATTTTCCCTAACGCCCCTAAACTCATTGGCGCAATTAAAGATTTTTTAGAAAATTTTAAAAAAACAGACATAGCCTTAGGCACGCTTGAAGAAGTGTCTATTGTGGTGGCGTTGGTGCTTTTTTGTGAAAATTACCGCTCCATCGCGTCAAAAATTTTTGATGCAAAGCCCAGAGATTATGCGCATTTTAAGGGCAAAGAAATCTTTTTATTTTGGGGTTTTGGCACGACTTTAGTGTTTTTATTCGCTCTGCCTTTGGTGGTGTTTTTTGACATTAAGATCCAAGTGTTTTTTGAAGATAAAAATTCAAGTTTGTTGCATGTTTTAAGATGGATAGGCACTTATGCGTTTTTTTTGATCCTTTTTACCATTCCTACGAATAAGGTGTTTAAACATTATTTTTGGGTGTTTTTATGGGTGTTTTTTACGAGCGTTTCTTGGCATGTGCTGAAATGGGCTTTCACTTATTATGTGTTGTATAACCGCACTTACCATGAGCTTTATGGGAGTGTTTCTATTTTGTGGTTTTTGATGAGCTGGGTGTATGTGAGCTGGCTTGTGATTTTAATTGGTATGTATGGGTGCAAGGTGTGCGACACATTCGATCCTAAAGAAATGTTTAAGAAATTTTTAGGCTTTTTTAAAAAAGAAACTTGA
- the eptA gene encoding phosphoethanolamine--lipid A transferase EptA: MASLFHLKFLKPLSCLQAGLLYSLIFGVLYHSPLFAYIYKESNHVSFIAMMVVALFCVNGTLFLALGLISAYLMRLSAIVFSLLNSIAFYFISTYKVFLNKSMMGNVLNTNTHELLGFLSVKLFIFIVVFGVLPGYVIYKIPLKNSSKKAPFLAILALVFVFIASALMNAKNWLWFDKHAKFIGGLILPFAYSVNAFRVSALKFFAPTIKPLPLFSPNHSHSFVVLVIGESARKHNYALYGYKKPTTPRLSKRLTDNELTLFNATSCATYTTASLECILDSSFKNSLNAYENLPTYLTKAGIKVFWYSANDGEKNVKVTSYLKNYELIQKCPNCEAIAPYDESLLYNLPNLLKEHSNENVLLILHLAGSHGPNYDNKVPLNFRVFKPYCSSADLSSCSKESLINAYDNTIFYNDYLLDKIISMLENAKQPALMIYLSDHGESLGEGSFYLHGIPKSIAPKEQYEIPFIIYANDLFKKTHSMIQTQTPINQNVIFHSILGVFEDFKTPSTVYRPSLDLFKHKKE; encoded by the coding sequence TTGGCATCATTATTCCATCTGAAGTTTTTAAAGCCCCTGAGTTGTTTGCAAGCCGGTTTGCTTTATAGCCTTATTTTTGGCGTTTTGTACCATTCCCCTTTGTTTGCTTATATTTATAAAGAAAGCAACCATGTTAGTTTTATAGCCATGATGGTTGTTGCACTTTTTTGCGTTAATGGCACTCTTTTTTTGGCATTAGGCTTGATCTCTGCTTATTTGATGCGCTTGAGTGCGATTGTTTTTAGTCTGCTCAATTCCATCGCTTTCTATTTCATTAGCACTTATAAGGTGTTTTTAAATAAGAGCATGATGGGCAATGTCTTAAACACCAATACGCATGAGCTTTTAGGCTTTTTGAGCGTTAAATTATTTATTTTTATCGTTGTTTTTGGGGTGTTGCCTGGCTATGTTATCTATAAGATCCCCCTTAAAAATTCTTCTAAAAAAGCGCCCTTTTTAGCGATCTTGGCGTTAGTGTTTGTCTTTATCGCTAGCGCTTTAATGAACGCTAAAAATTGGCTATGGTTTGACAAGCATGCGAAATTCATAGGGGGCTTAATTTTGCCCTTCGCTTATAGCGTGAACGCTTTTAGAGTGAGTGCTCTTAAATTTTTCGCCCCCACTATCAAGCCGCTCCCTCTTTTTTCACCCAATCATTCTCATTCGTTTGTGGTGCTAGTCATTGGCGAAAGTGCCAGGAAGCATAATTACGCCCTTTATGGTTATAAAAAACCCACCACCCCAAGATTAAGCAAGCGTTTAACTGATAATGAACTCACTCTTTTTAACGCCACTTCTTGCGCCACTTACACGACAGCGAGTTTGGAATGCATTTTAGATTCTTCTTTTAAAAACAGCTTGAACGCTTATGAAAACTTGCCAACTTACCTGACTAAAGCCGGTATCAAAGTCTTTTGGTATAGCGCGAACGATGGCGAAAAGAATGTTAAGGTTACAAGCTATCTTAAAAACTATGAATTGATCCAAAAATGCCCCAATTGTGAAGCGATCGCTCCTTATGATGAATCCTTACTCTATAATTTGCCTAATCTTTTAAAAGAACACTCTAATGAAAATGTCTTGCTCATCTTACACCTTGCAGGCTCGCATGGCCCAAACTATGACAATAAAGTGCCTTTAAATTTTAGAGTGTTTAAGCCCTATTGCTCAAGCGCTGATTTGTCTTCTTGCTCCAAAGAAAGCTTGATTAACGCCTATGACAACACCATTTTTTACAACGACTATCTGTTAGACAAAATCATTAGCATGCTTGAAAACGCCAAGCAGCCCGCCTTAATGATCTATTTAAGCGATCATGGCGAAAGCTTGGGCGAAGGATCGTTCTATTTGCATGGCATTCCTAAAAGCATCGCCCCCAAAGAACAATACGAGATCCCCTTTATTATTTATGCCAACGATCTTTTTAAAAAGACGCATTCCATGATTCAAACCCAAACCCCAATCAATCAAAATGTTATTTTCCATAGCATTTTAGGGGTGTTTGAAGATTTTAAAACCCCTAGCACTGTTTATCGCCCTTCTTTAGATTTATTTAAACACAAAAAAGAGTAA
- the lpxE gene encoding lipid A 1-phosphatase LpxE yields the protein MKRFLFKQKFCESLPKSFSKTLLTLSLGLILSGIFAPFPKVPKHKSVPLVFHFTEHYARFIPTILSVAIPLIQRDAIGLFQVANASIATTLLTHTTKRALNNVTINNQRLGERPYGGNFNMPSGHSSMVGLAVAFLMCRYSFKKYLWLLPLVPLTMLARIYLDMHTIGAVLAGLGIGMLCVSLFTSPKKP from the coding sequence ATGAAAAGATTCTTATTTAAACAAAAATTTTGTGAAAGCCTTCCTAAAAGCTTTTCTAAAACTTTGTTAACACTCAGTTTGGGCTTGATTTTATCAGGCATTTTTGCGCCTTTCCCTAAAGTCCCTAAACACAAAAGCGTGCCTTTAGTGTTTCATTTCACCGAGCATTACGCGCGCTTTATCCCTACGATTTTATCTGTGGCTATCCCTTTAATTCAAAGAGATGCGATAGGGCTTTTCCAAGTCGCTAACGCCTCTATCGCTACAACCCTTCTCACGCACACCACCAAAAGAGCCTTAAACAATGTAACGATCAACAATCAGCGTTTGGGCGAGCGCCCTTATGGGGGTAATTTCAACATGCCAAGCGGGCATTCGTCTATGGTGGGTTTGGCGGTAGCGTTTTTAATGTGCCGTTATTCTTTTAAAAAATACTTGTGGCTCTTGCCCCTGGTCCCTTTAACCATGCTCGCTCGCATTTATTTAGACATGCACACCATTGGCGCAGTGTTGGCCGGACTTGGCATTGGAATGTTGTGCGTAAGTCTTTTTACAAGCCCTAAAAAGCCTTAA
- the nspC gene encoding carboxynorspermidine decarboxylase, protein MKKYSAIPTPCYVLESERLEKNAKILEIVRQQSGAKVLLALKGYAFWREFGILRPKLNGCCASGLYEAKLAFEEFGGRESHKEICVYSPAFKEAEMSAILPLATSIIFNSFYQYATYKDRILDKNKQLENLGLSPIKMGLRINPLYSEVTPAIYNPCSKVSRLGITPSEFEKGVKEHGLEGVSGLHFHTHCEQNADALCRTLEHVERHFKPHLENMAWVNFGGGHHITRSDYDVNLLIQTIKDFKERYHNIEVILEPGEAIGWQCGFLIASVIDIVKNDQEIAILDASFSAHMPDCLEMPYRPSILKISVENDEELIEVEKGENQGAFSYFLGGPTCLAGDFMGSFSFETPLKRGDKIVFQDMLHYTIVKNNLFNGVPLPSLAKLDQQGFKILKNFSYEDYKNRN, encoded by the coding sequence ATGAAAAAATACAGCGCTATCCCCACCCCTTGCTATGTGCTAGAGAGCGAACGCTTGGAAAAAAACGCCAAGATTTTAGAAATCGTGCGCCAACAAAGCGGGGCAAAAGTCTTGCTCGCTTTAAAGGGGTATGCGTTTTGGCGTGAGTTTGGAATTTTACGGCCAAAATTGAACGGGTGTTGCGCGAGCGGTCTTTATGAGGCTAAACTCGCTTTTGAAGAATTTGGGGGGCGAGAGAGCCATAAAGAAATTTGCGTTTATAGCCCGGCTTTCAAAGAGGCTGAAATGAGCGCAATTTTACCCCTAGCGACAAGCATTATCTTTAACTCTTTTTACCAATATGCTACCTATAAAGACAGGATTTTAGACAAAAACAAGCAATTAGAAAACTTGGGCTTAAGCCCCATTAAAATGGGTTTGAGGATCAACCCTCTCTATAGCGAAGTAACTCCAGCGATCTATAACCCATGCTCTAAAGTGAGCCGGTTAGGGATTACGCCTAGCGAGTTTGAAAAAGGGGTTAAAGAGCATGGGTTAGAGGGGGTGAGCGGGTTGCATTTCCATACGCATTGCGAGCAAAACGCTGACGCTTTGTGCCGGACTTTAGAGCATGTAGAAAGGCATTTCAAGCCTCATTTAGAAAATATGGCGTGGGTGAATTTTGGTGGGGGGCATCATATCACTAGGAGCGATTATGATGTGAATTTGCTCATTCAAACGATTAAAGATTTTAAAGAGCGTTATCATAATATAGAAGTGATTTTAGAGCCTGGGGAAGCCATAGGGTGGCAATGCGGGTTTTTAATCGCAAGCGTGATAGACATCGTTAAAAACGATCAAGAAATTGCTATTTTAGACGCTTCTTTTAGCGCTCACATGCCCGATTGTTTAGAAATGCCTTATCGCCCTAGCATCCTTAAAATCTCTGTAGAAAATGATGAAGAGCTTATTGAAGTTGAAAAGGGCGAAAATCAAGGGGCGTTTTCTTATTTTTTAGGCGGTCCTACTTGCTTAGCGGGGGATTTTATGGGGAGCTTTAGCTTTGAGACGCCTTTAAAAAGGGGTGATAAAATCGTGTTTCAAGACATGCTCCATTATACGATTGTCAAAAACAACTTGTTTAATGGCGTGCCACTGCCAAGCCTGGCTAAACTGGATCAACAAGGGTTTAAAATCCTTAAAAACTTTTCTTATGAAGATTATAAAAACAGAAATTAA
- the cheV1 gene encoding chemotaxis protein CheV1, whose amino-acid sequence MADSLAGIDQVTSLHKNNELQLLCFRLGKNKDLYAVNVFKIREVVKYHGNLTIISHENNSLVEGLIIIRELTIPLIDMKKWFYYDSQNKNKDLRPYRIEKEKGEDDIVMICEFSRWTIGVRIYEADRILSKKWTEMEQSAGLGGSAGNNKLVSRTRYFDGRLVQVVDIEKMLIDVFPWIEDEKHSDLETLSKIHSNQCVLLADDSPSVLKTMQMILDKLGVKHIDFINGKTLLEHLFNPTTDMSSIGLIITDLEMPEASGFEVIKQVKNNPLTSKIPIVVNSSMSGSSNEDMARSLKADDFISKSNPKDIQRVVKQFLELA is encoded by the coding sequence ATGGCTGATAGTTTAGCAGGCATTGATCAAGTTACGAGTTTGCATAAAAATAACGAGTTGCAATTGTTGTGTTTCAGGCTGGGTAAAAACAAGGATTTGTATGCGGTCAATGTTTTTAAGATCCGTGAAGTGGTGAAATACCATGGCAATCTCACTATCATCAGCCACGAAAACAATTCGCTTGTTGAGGGTTTAATCATCATCAGAGAGCTCACCATTCCCTTGATTGATATGAAAAAATGGTTTTATTATGACAGCCAAAACAAAAACAAGGATTTACGCCCTTATAGGATAGAAAAAGAAAAAGGCGAAGATGATATTGTTATGATTTGTGAGTTTTCTCGCTGGACCATAGGGGTTAGGATCTATGAAGCGGATAGGATTTTGAGCAAGAAATGGACTGAAATGGAGCAAAGTGCTGGGCTAGGGGGATCTGCTGGGAATAACAAACTCGTGAGCCGCACGCGCTATTTTGACGGGCGCTTGGTGCAAGTGGTGGATATTGAAAAAATGCTTATAGATGTGTTCCCTTGGATTGAAGATGAAAAACACAGCGATTTAGAGACGCTTTCTAAAATCCATTCTAACCAATGCGTTTTGCTTGCTGATGACTCCCCAAGCGTTTTAAAAACCATGCAAATGATTTTAGACAAGCTAGGCGTCAAGCATATAGATTTTATCAATGGTAAAACCTTATTAGAGCATTTATTCAACCCAACAACCGATATGAGCAGCATTGGTCTTATCATTACCGATTTAGAAATGCCAGAAGCGAGCGGTTTTGAAGTGATCAAGCAGGTTAAAAACAATCCTTTGACTTCAAAAATCCCTATCGTGGTCAATTCTTCTATGAGCGGTAGTTCTAATGAAGACATGGCTAGGAGTTTAAAGGCCGATGATTTCATTTCCAAGTCTAACCCCAAAGACATACAGCGAGTGGTTAAGCAATTTTTGGAATTAGCATGA
- a CDS encoding COG3014 family protein translates to MDLEHFNTLYYEESPKKAYEYSKQFTKKKKNALLWDLQNGLSALYARDYETSLGVLDQAEQRFDKTQSAFTRGAGYVGATMINDNVRAYGGNIYESVLINYYKAIDYMLLNDSANARVQFNRANERQRRAKEFYYEEVQKAIKEIDSSKKHNINMERSRVEVSEILNNTYSNLDKYEAYQGLLNPAVSYLSGLFYALNGDKNKGLGYLNEAYGISQSPFVAKDLVFFKNPNRSHFTWIIIEDGKEPQKSEFKIDVPIFMIDSVYNVSVALPKLEKGEAFYQNFTLKDGEKVTPFDTLASIDAVVASEFRKQLPYIITRAILSATFKVGMQAVANYYLGFVGGLVTSLYSGVSTFADTRNTSIFAHKIYLMRIKNKAFENYEVQADSIDAFSFSLKPCKRSLENPKVIDARELLSGFVTAPQIFCSNRHNILYVRSFKNGFVLNRLK, encoded by the coding sequence ATGGACTTAGAACATTTTAACACGCTCTATTATGAAGAAAGCCCTAAGAAAGCTTATGAATATTCCAAACAATTCACCAAGAAAAAAAAGAACGCTCTTTTATGGGACTTGCAAAACGGCTTGAGCGCTTTATACGCAAGAGATTACGAGACTTCTTTAGGGGTATTAGATCAAGCTGAGCAACGCTTTGATAAAACGCAAAGCGCTTTTACAAGAGGGGCTGGTTATGTGGGCGCTACCATGATTAATGATAATGTGCGCGCTTATGGGGGGAATATTTATGAGAGCGTTTTAATCAATTATTACAAAGCGATAGACTACATGCTTTTAAACGATAGCGCGAACGCTAGGGTGCAATTCAACCGCGCGAATGAACGCCAGCGCAGGGCTAAAGAATTTTATTATGAGGAAGTGCAAAAAGCCATTAAAGAGATCGATTCTAGCAAAAAGCACAATATTAATATGGAACGCTCTAGGGTAGAAGTGAGCGAGATTTTAAACAACACCTATTCTAATTTAGACAAATACGAAGCTTATCAAGGCTTGCTTAATCCGGCAGTTTCGTATCTTTCAGGGTTGTTTTACGCTTTAAATGGGGATAAAAATAAGGGGTTAGGCTATCTTAATGAAGCCTATGGGATCAGCCAAAGCCCTTTCGTGGCTAAAGACTTGGTTTTTTTTAAAAACCCTAATAGAAGCCATTTCACTTGGATCATTATTGAAGATGGCAAAGAGCCACAAAAAAGCGAATTTAAAATTGATGTGCCTATTTTTATGATCGATTCGGTTTATAATGTGAGTGTGGCCTTGCCCAAGTTAGAAAAAGGGGAAGCGTTTTATCAAAATTTCACTTTAAAAGATGGAGAAAAAGTAACACCCTTTGACACTTTAGCCTCAATAGATGCGGTGGTCGCTAGCGAGTTCAGGAAGCAATTGCCCTACATTATCACCAGAGCCATTTTATCGGCTACTTTTAAAGTGGGCATGCAAGCGGTGGCGAACTATTATTTGGGGTTTGTTGGAGGGCTAGTCACTTCGTTGTATTCAGGTGTGAGCACCTTTGCAGACACCAGAAACACGAGCATTTTTGCCCATAAAATCTATCTTATGCGTATCAAAAATAAAGCCTTTGAAAATTATGAAGTTCAAGCTGATTCGATTGACGCTTTTTCGTTTTCATTAAAGCCTTGTAAAAGATCGCTTGAAAACCCCAAAGTCATTGACGCTAGGGAATTGCTTTCAGGGTTTGTAACAGCCCCACAAATCTTTTGCTCTAACCGCCATAATATTTTATATGTGCGCAGTTTTAAAAACGGGTTTGTTTTGAATCGTTTAAAATGA